TAGCCACAACGCCTCTGACGTAGCCTTCCTTGTAGCTCAGTGTTTCCGGGTTCAGCTCGTCTTCAAAAGTTGCCCCGTAAATGCTCGATCCTCCGGCACCTGTACCTGTCGGGTCGCCTCCCTGAAGCACGTAGCCCTTTGCAATGCGGTGGAATATGACACCGTTGTAGTAGCCGGCAAGGCTGAGGCCTATAAAGTTAGCCGCGGTCTTTGGAGCCTCTTTTGTATAGAGTTCTATTTCTATGTCGCCAAATTTCGTCTTAACGGTTGCAACCGTAATCGAGTCCTGGCTTTTGCTCATGAGCTTGCCGATTGCCGCCATGTCTATATCGAAGCTCTTTTTTGATGAATCCTGAACCTGAGCTTCATTTTCTGCTTTCTTGCCAGATGAATCCGATTTCTGGCATCCAAGAAGCAGTGCCATAAAAAGAATTGAGACCAAATATCTGTACATTCTGAATTCTCCTTTTTCAGGGTTTAATAATACTAAAACCAATTAAGCCTAAAATTGTAACTCCTAATATTATTCTATAGAACACAAAAATAAAAGTAGAATTTTTTCTTAAAAACTTAAGCAGAAAATCTATTGCCAGATAACCCGATATGAATGCGGCAACAGTAGCAAGGACGAGGTTTAAGGCTGCACCTTTATCCAGGTACGGGAGCGATTCCTTGAATTCCAGGAGTCCTGAGGCCAGAACGGCCGGAATAGAAAGAAGGAAAGAAAACCTTGCCGCAGTCTCGCGCGTAAAGCCGAGGAAAAGCCCGGCTGTAATTGTTGTGCCCGAGCGTGATGAACCGGGTATCAGTGCCAGGCACTGAGCGCAGCCGGCCAGCAATGAATCGAGCCATGTAATTTCTTTAATGTCCTTTCTGAAGGTGCTTACCTTTTCTGCAATTGCAAGCAGTATGCCCAGGATTATTAGGCTGAAAGATATAACCATCAGGTTCTTTGTAAAAGTCCCTTCAATCTGGTGCTTGAAGGCAAGGCCTATAATTACAACCGGAATTGTGCCTATTATAATGAACCATCCCAGGCGCGAGTTCAGGCTCTGTTCGGTAAACTTCTTCCTTTGCGTCAGGTTATCCCTTAAAAATTCAGAGATGATATGAATGATATCATTCCTGAAATAAACCAGTACAGCCAGGAGCGTTCCAAGCTGAATGACTGCCATAAAGGCGGTCCAGCGCTCGGGAAACTGTTCAATCATCTGCCCGGCCATCAGTTTGCCTGCAAGTATGAGGTGTGCCGTGCTGCTTATAGGAAGGAATTCGGATAATCCCTGTATAATACCCAGAATTATTGCTTCAAATACGTTCACTATTACTCCATTTTTAGAACATGTATGTAAGGCCGAGTCTTATTCCGGCTGAAATTGAGTTCATATTTACATCTTCATTAGCTATGTTATTGTAGGCCAGCCTTGTATTGCCGCTTTTAGGCGTGCCTATAAAATCCATTCTTATTAGCCCCTGGATGTTTGCATAAAGGTTGCCGCCAAGCGACGTGCTTCCGTCGGCCTTAAGGAGGAGTCCTATGCCTGAAGATGTGTAGTTCACGGCAGAAGAATAGTAGGAAAGAGTCTCATCCACCGATGCCAGCCTGTAGCCCGCGCCGCCGCCGAACTTAAACTTGTAGCCATTCCCGTTAATGACATAATATGCCATTAGTGAAGGCATATGAATGGTGTAGGAAATGTCGTATTTACCCGCCTTGAAGTTTACCGTATTGTAGGAAGACACGGCAAGCGCGTACTCAACTCCCATCTGGAAGTGCTCTGAGATCTGGCGCCCCACTTCGCCGTAGAATTCCACGTTTGTGTTTACGGAAGAACGCTGATCCTCACTTGTGGCAAAACTCGCATTAATATAATCATTAAGCGAGGGCGTTGCGCTCATGTCTATGCCCATTCCGGCGTTGATTTCGAAAAGCTGACTCTGGGCATTTGCCCTGACTGAAAACAGCAGAAGAACAAAAAATATTATCCTTTTCATAAGCTGTCCATGTTAGTTTCGATAAAATCTACCAGTTTTTCCTTTTTACCGCTTTTCTTTGAATACCTGTAATTAAGAAAGAAGAAAAAGAAGAGTGCCGCAACAATAAAAACAATCGTGGAAACGGCGTGGTTTAAGACCGCATAGGCAAGCCCCATCTCGCTCGTAAATCCGAATAAGATCACAAGGGCCGTCTGCGTAATAACGTGATATGAACCTGTACCGCCGGGAGTAGGTATTACAACGCCAAGCGAGCTGATTGCCATAAGCACCCAGGCCGTGGTAAAGCCTACGTCCTTCATGTTCTGCATCCCGAGGCACAAAAACCCCAGATAAGCGTTGAGTGAATAGGCCAGTATAATTGATGCCGTAAGAAGAACCGTATAAATGATGTTATCAAAGCCCTTGAGGCTCGCAAAGCCTTCAATGAGCATGCTGAAAATATTAGCCAGCTTGTGGGCTGTTTTCAGTGAAATGCGGCTTACCAGCTTAAGTATTATGCTGTAAAATTTTTCCTTGAACTTTATAACCAGGAACAGGAATATAATTACCCCCGCCATAAAAACTGAAGCCAGGTAAAGACTTGATTTAAGCCATGGGAAGCTTTCATAAAGGTTGCCGTGATAAATAAACACGCTTATCAGCAAGGCCGCAATAAATGCCACCACGTCAATTACCCTTTCAACAACCACCGTCCCGAACATCGAGGTCCCGGAAAGCTCCTCCCAGCGCCCTAAAAGCACTGCACGCGAGACTTCGCCCAGGCGGGGTATAACGCAGTTTACGCCGTAGCCCACCATGAGTGAGCCAAAAAGATTTACTACCGAGGCCCCGGGTTTAACGGATCTCAAGATAACCTTCCAGCGCACGGCACGCAAAAAGTGGGAAAACAAAAGAGATACTATAAGTACAAGAACCCAGTGCCACTGGGTTTTGCCTATAATTCCCATGACATCACGGAAGCGGACACCATAGAAGGCTATATAAAGAAAAATCCCCGTCAGTATGAAGGAGAATATTATGCCGGCAAACCTTCTTGCCTTAGCTTTATTCCCCTTGACCGGTGTAGTCTTATCTGAGGTCAATAACTTCACTTCCTTTAGGTGTTTCAAAGGTGAACATGCCGGAATTAAGCTGCGGGTTTACCTTGATGTTGGAAAGCTCAAAAGCATATACTGCTCCCGACTTGTCCGTAACCTCGGCTTTCCTTACCATGCTGCTGTTGTCTGCCCAGATCCTGACAGATTTGAAGTTTCCTCTTCCCCCTTTGGAATTAAGGCGGATAACTTCGCACCTTGTGCCGCTTACCATTTCTGAGGGAAGTGACTCCACACTGCTGTTTGCAGGGTAGTCGAAAAGAAGCTGCCTGAGTGAAAATGACGAAGCGTCGCTGCTGTTGACGTCATTAATTATTACTTTCTTGTTCTTTTTATTGTAGCTCCAGACGGTACTGCCGTCGGATACAAATTCAAGGCCGCGGAATTCTATCCTGTACTTATTGTCTTTCTGGAAGTATAGCCTGCCCTTTGCCGAGGAAAGCTGCCTGTCCTTTGAAAGCGCGCCTGTCTGTACAAAGTCGGCCGTAAGTGTGCTGATCGATTTATACTTGTTCTGCAGGTTTTTCAATACCTGATTACTTTGTGCAAAGAGCATAAAAGGGATCAGTGAAAAAATTAAAACTGCTGAAGTTTTCTTAAACATTTTTC
The DNA window shown above is from Ignavibacteria bacterium and carries:
- a CDS encoding flippase-like domain-containing protein produces the protein MTSDKTTPVKGNKAKARRFAGIIFSFILTGIFLYIAFYGVRFRDVMGIIGKTQWHWVLVLIVSLLFSHFLRAVRWKVILRSVKPGASVVNLFGSLMVGYGVNCVIPRLGEVSRAVLLGRWEELSGTSMFGTVVVERVIDVVAFIAALLISVFIYHGNLYESFPWLKSSLYLASVFMAGVIIFLFLVIKFKEKFYSIILKLVSRISLKTAHKLANIFSMLIEGFASLKGFDNIIYTVLLTASIILAYSLNAYLGFLCLGMQNMKDVGFTTAWVLMAISSLGVVIPTPGGTGSYHVITQTALVILFGFTSEMGLAYAVLNHAVSTIVFIVAALFFFFFLNYRYSKKSGKKEKLVDFIETNMDSL
- a CDS encoding peptidylprolyl isomerase translates to MAAIGKLMSKSQDSITVATVKTKFGDIEIELYTKEAPKTAANFIGLSLAGYYNGVIFHRIAKGYVLQGGDPTGTGAGGSSIYGATFEDELNPETLSYKEGYVRGVVAMANRGPNTNSSQFFIILDDAPQLPKNYTIFGRVIKGMNVVDKIASEKIKPQMGPNDGRPINPVAMDKVTVEKRFKKVNSIFETR
- a CDS encoding outer membrane lipoprotein carrier protein LolA: MFKKTSAVLIFSLIPFMLFAQSNQVLKNLQNKYKSISTLTADFVQTGALSKDRQLSSAKGRLYFQKDNKYRIEFRGLEFVSDGSTVWSYNKKNKKVIINDVNSSDASSFSLRQLLFDYPANSSVESLPSEMVSGTRCEVIRLNSKGGRGNFKSVRIWADNSSMVRKAEVTDKSGAVYAFELSNIKVNPQLNSGMFTFETPKGSEVIDLR
- the uppP gene encoding undecaprenyl-diphosphatase UppP, with translation MNVFEAIILGIIQGLSEFLPISSTAHLILAGKLMAGQMIEQFPERWTAFMAVIQLGTLLAVLVYFRNDIIHIISEFLRDNLTQRKKFTEQSLNSRLGWFIIIGTIPVVIIGLAFKHQIEGTFTKNLMVISFSLIILGILLAIAEKVSTFRKDIKEITWLDSLLAGCAQCLALIPGSSRSGTTITAGLFLGFTRETAARFSFLLSIPAVLASGLLEFKESLPYLDKGAALNLVLATVAAFISGYLAIDFLLKFLRKNSTFIFVFYRIILGVTILGLIGFSIIKP